The segment GGCCATGGAGCCGCCCAGCTTGCCGACGGCGCTGCCGACGCCCTCGGCTTTTTCCTCGCCGGTTTCACCGGTGAGGATTGCCTCCAGCGCATCGTCACGGGCATCACCGGCGTTGGCTTTCCAGGTTTTCCTGGCTGCCCGGTTTACCCTGCGCCGGGCATTGCTGCCCAGGCTCTGGTGGGCTTCGTAACCCAGCCTGCCGGCCACCACCACCCCGGCAGTGGCTGCCAAAAGGCGCGCGCCTTTTTCCTGAGGGCTTCTGGACTTTCGCTCTTCGGCTTTCTTGTCAGCGCCAGCCAAAGCTGGTGCATGCCGAGAAACACCGCCCAGTTGCATCAGGCTCAGATACGCCTGACGTAAACGTTCCACCTGATCCAGTTCCCGGCCAAGCCGAAGAATCTGCAGTTCGTGCTGGTCGGTTTGCTCCAGCGCCAGCGCGCGTTCAACCAGGCGCACCTTGTCCAGCTCCAGCCCCAGGCGGATGACCTCACCGATCAACCGCCCCAGCCGAATGCCATCCGCCTGCCTGCGCAGCGCATCGAGCGCGCTGCCAAGCGACGGGGTTATGGTGACGCCGAGGGTGAACACCTGTGTGTTCGCCATGCGTTCCTCCTTGTCACGGCGCGAGCCACCAGAGCATGTCGGGGTACGACATGCTCATGATTTCGCTCGCGGAAAAGTTCAGCTCCGTGGCCAGCCGCCGTGCGGCGGCCTTCTGCCGGGCAGGGTCAAAGCTCGTCGTCCTGCACCAGGCGAAAGTAGCCGGCTTGCAGGCGGCTGTAGTCCTTAAGGGCCAGGCCCTCGAGGTCCTTGACGCCCACTTCGGCAAGCGAGGCGAACAGGTTCAGTTCGCGCTGCTCGTCGTCCTTGGCGCCGCCCGCCTGGGCGTTGCGGATGTCACGCACGGTGGGGGCGCGCAGCGACAGGCTGTCGACCTGCACGCCATTGGCCTCGCTGGGCCGCGACAGGCGCACGGTGACGCGCTCGGCGTCGAGGTTCAGCCACTGCGGATGCTTTTTCGCTTGAGCCATGTGCAGCCTCCTTACAAGCCCAGGGCGGCGCGCTGGGCGGCCAGTTGGTCGGTGCCGTCGATCACCCGCTTCATGCCAATGGCGTCGATCTCGTAGATCAGGCGGCCGTCGACTTCCAGCTTGTAGTAGGTGACGCTGACGCCGTGCTTGATCTCGGCCTTGTCGCCGGACTTCCAGTCGCCCATGTCGATTTCTTTAAGGGTGCCGCGCAGGGTCACCACCACCGGGTTGATCTGGCCCTTGAGGCCCTTGAAGGCGCCGCGGAAGGTGCCGTTGAAGCCGTTGCCGTCGGCCAGGCCGAAGAACTTCAGGGCCTCGCGACGCACGCCGGTGGTGGTGAAGGCGGCTTCTTGCTTTTCCATGCCCTGGTCCATCTCGACCGGCATGTCCATGCCGCCTGGGCGGTACTCTTCCATTTTCAGGGTGAGCTTGGGCAGGGTGAGGCTGGGCACGTCGCCCTGGAAGCTCACGCCATCGACGAACAGGTTCAGGTTGGCCAGTGTTTCGGGAATCATTGCCATGTAAATGCGCTCCTTAAGCGGCGGAATCGAGGACTTCGGTCAGCCACTGGTTGGTGACTTCGACGCGGAAATTGGGGTTTTCGGCAGGGGGTACGTCGGTGAAGCGGATGTTCCAGTACACCTTGCCCTGCTCCAGCTGGCTGGCAGTGTTCAGCTCGGGGTCGGCGTAGACCTCGAAGTTGATGATCGCGCCCTGGTTCTTCAGGTCGCGCATGAAGGCCTGCAGGCCTTCGGTGACGTCCTTCACGTAGGTGGCGGTGATGGAGCGGTCGACGGCCCACTTGTGGCCGTAGAGGATCGCGTCCATGACGATGTCCATGGTGCGCACGCGGGTGACGAAGGCCCATTTCGGGTCGCTGGACAGGGTGCGGTTGCCCCACAGGCGGAAGCCGTCATCGCGAATGATGGTGGCGATGTTGGCGTTGTTCAGCAGGTTGGCGCGGCAGGTGTCGTCGCCATCGAGGAACTCCACCGCACGGCTGGTGCCGGTGATGCCGACGAACTCCTTGTTCGAAGGCGAGGCCCAGAAGCCGTATTCACGGTCGGTCCAGGCGAACAGGCCGGCCACCCAGGCCGAGCCCGGTGCATCCACCGTGGCCGCTTCGTCGTTGTCCCAGTAGCGCACGCCCGGGTCGACCAGGAACGCGCGCTTGGCGCCGAAGTTGCCGGCGTAGGCGATGGCCGCCTCGTCGGTGGTGTTGGGGCCGTCGATGATGGCGATGGCGCGCAGCTTGTCGGCCAGCGCCACCAGCGCGGTGCCGACGGCGTCGGTGGCGCTGTGTTTCGGGGTGACCAGCAGGCGTGGCTGGGCGTTGAAACGGCTCTTGCCGTCCAGCAGCGCCTGCAGGCCGGTGCGCTTGCCGTCGGCCTGCACGGTGCCGATGATCGCCGCGGTTTGTTCGGCCGCATCGCTGAGCTTGGCCACGCCGCAGGCGACGATGACCGCCTTGGCGCGGGTGTAGATGGCACGGCAAGCCTTGGTGATGGCCGCATCCTGGCCGAACGCCGCGACCGCTTCGCGCTCGCTGGTGATCAGCACCAGGTCGCCGGCCTTGGCGGTGGCGCCAGCGCCTTCGGTGAAGGTGTCCACCAGGCCGATGATCGAGGAAGACGGCAGCGCGATGCTGCGGGCACCGGTGTCGACGTTGGTCACGGTGACGCCGTGGAAGAATCCACTCATAGGGGTTTTGCTCCAGATTCAGATATGAAAAGGCCCCGCGAGGGTGCGGGGCCTTGAGGGGTGTTTTGCGGGTGAAAAAAAGCCCCGGCGGTGCGGGGCGCTGTGATATCGGATGGGCAAGCCCCCCGTGATTGCGGGAGGCTATTGGGTCTGCTCTGCGACCCATACTGGAGAAACAGGCCGGTATTGCGGGTTAGGGAACGCCTCGGCTTGTGGCCAGTCGCGCAGTTGCTGCATGAAGATCAGCAACTCAGCGAACTGCTCGGTGCTTAGCGTCGTTCCACCTCCGATATCGATCTGATCGCGATGGCGATCGCGTAACCAGGTGCAGGCCAGCAACTCACTGTCGCGCCACATGCGCTCAAGCACTGTCGCATCCTGTGGAATCGCCACCAGATACGGCACACCTCGCTCGTCATGGGCCAGCGTTTTGTCGAGGGGCCGGTGGGTGATAACTTCCTGATACAAGGCCTCGGTAATTTCGACTGCATCTGCAGGCATGTTCCGATGGACACCCGACAGGTAGGTCGTCCCCGTGGATTGGCTGTAAAAACGTGTCATGGCGCTACCACCCCACTACCCAGTAAGAGACATCAACGCCCGCACCACCGTAGGCCGAGTAGAACGTGGCGCCAGTCAACGTAGGCGTACCGACTGAGAGTGGCGCAGATGGATTGTTCGAGCCGCCAAATACCGCGATGCAACGACCAAAACCCGTGGGAAAAGCCAGGGGCCAGGCCACCGCAAGTGCCCCTGCACTGGGTTTGTTCACATAGCCCCACTGCAAGATCAGGCCAAACAGCCACCAGGGCAGGCGGATGTAGCCATTGGCGCCGAAGCTGCCCTGTATGCCCCACTGCAGGCGGCGCAGGCTGAACCACTTACGGCCCTCGGCGGCGCCAGCAGTGACTTCGGCCTCGCTGATTTCGCCTTGCAGGACAAAGTCCTGTACAGCTTTGTCGGTGACGGCCAGGTTGTCGGCGCGGCTCATTGATCACCTCCGAACTGTTCCAGGAACTGCGGCGCCTGGGGGCGCTCTGACGCCTTAGGAAAAGCTTCGGATTGCGGCCAATCACGCAGCTGTTGCAGGTACGTCAACAGCTCAGTGAATTGGGCGCTGTCCAGGCTGGTTTCTGTGCCTATTTCACGCTGGTCCCGGTGGCGATCTCGCAGCCAGACCCACTCGGACAACTCGACGTCCCGCCACGTACGCTCGATGTCCATCAACGCGGCATCAGGCAAGAACCAGGTCTGGGTCGAAAAGTCCCAGAACCAGGCAGCACTTTGGCCCGGTTCAGGAACTTCGATATAACCGGCGTCGCGAAGCGGGTTGAAGACGTTTTCCGGGTCTTCTCCAGGCGGAACACTGGCAGCGCCCATGTATTGACCGGACGGTTTAACGTAATAGCGCAACATCATGGCGTCATCCTCACGACAAGCTTGAAACTGGATAGCGTGATCGAGGTAACAGCGCCGGTGGTCTTGTTCGGCAAGAACGACCTGGCGGTACTCGCCTGCATCAATACACAGCCACTCGAACTGAAGCTGTGCAGATAAGGGCCTTCGTTGTTGGCCATCTGCTCCGAGTTGTAAAGCCAGAACTTCCGATCCACTTCGTCCCCGACCAGATAACCGGCAGCGCCTGTGGTTGATATGCACTTCCAGCGAATATCGAAGGTATTGAATGTGACACCTTCGGGATAGGCGATGGCGTTTGCCGTGCCTGGCGAGATAGGGAACTCGAGCTCATAAGCCTGAGCGGCCCTGAATTGCTTCAACTTTAGTGGCGTGACAGCGGACTGGTCGTCCTCGCCTTGAAGGACGCTCGCTTTACTGGCAACGCGCATGACGCCAAGTGCAGTTTCGGTGGCTTGCATTGCCAATGGCTTCAACGCCGCTACGTCAGCTACGCCCTGATTCACCGGCGCGCTCCATGCCTTGATGCACCACATCACCGACAGGTTTCGAGGACGAGTCTCAACCCCACCGGCAACTGCAGTGACATTGCTGTAATTCATGTTGGCTGTACCGTACTCGCCATACAGCCAACTTCCTTTTACAGCTCCCGCAGCATCCGAGTTTGGCGCCTCATGGCTGTGCGACCGGAACTCATCCGACTGTAAGCTACCAAGTGCTCGACCAACATCAACACCGCGCCCGTGGTCCCAGCCGCGCAGGAATTCGCCGCGATAGTCAGGCAAGCGGAAGGTGCCCGCAGGCTCATCCCCTTTGTTGTACGTGGTGCCAAGATAGGCGGCCAAGTCAGGGTAGGTCGCAACACTCTGCACACTGCCGTCCAGTTCCAGGTAGCCCGCAGGCACTGCGGCTTTCGGGAACGGCAAGATGGCACCGACAGGTGTAGATGAGCGCAGGGCTGCCAGCTCTTCGACAAGGGCAGCTACGTCGATCTGGCCCTGGTTCACTGGGGCGTTCCAGGCCTTGATGCACCACATCACCGCGATGTTGCGAGGCCGGGTTTCGGTGGCGGTTCTCGCAGATCGGGAGGCGTCGAAAGTTGCTCCACCGCACTGAACGCTGCTCGACGGGCCATCTGCAAAGCCGTTGGCGGTTCGATCAGAGACAGCGAAAGCCCCGCTTGCAGTGACGCCTTCACCGAGGAACTGGTAGGCCACGCTCGTGTTTGCGATCAGCTCGCCTTGGATATTTTGCAGCGCATCCAGTTGGTTGCTTCCAAGCGCACGCCCTGCATCAACACCGCGCCCATGATCCCACCCACGCAGGAACTCGCCCCGGGAATCCGGCAGCCGGAAGAACCCAGCCGCTTCGCTGCCGGTGTTGAATGCCCCCCCCAGATACGCCGCCAGGTCGGGATAGACCGCCGCGCTCTGCTCGGTGCCATCGACCTCAAGGAACCCAGCCGGCACCGTGCCACGCGGGAACGGCAACATGGTCCCAACCGGCAACGCCGAGGCGGTTTTCATCAGTTCCTGCACTTCAGCCTTGGTGTAGCTGTCAGCCGACTGAAACGCGCTGAACGCCAGAATCTCCACCGAATCACCAAACGCACAAGCCGTACGGAAGATGATCTTCTGCCCGTCAGCCTGGTAGTCGGTCACCTCACGCCCGTTGCGCAGCACGATGGTGCTGCCGATGGTATGCGGCACGTTGAAGGTGGTCTGCCCCACCGAAGCCTCGAACGAGAAGCGCTCGAACGCCTTGCCGGCGCCGACGCCGCCACCCAGTTGGAAGTAGGTGCCGTCGTAGTTCAGGTCGTACAGCGCGCCAGCGCGGATATCACCGGCCACCAGGTCGACCAGGCCGGCGCTGCCGGCCTTTTTCACGGCCACAGCGGCCAGGCTGTTGATGCGCGCGGTCACGGCGCCGGTGTTGGCGGCGCTCGCCTGGAACTGGAAGCGCTGGCCGGCAGCGTAGGCCGCAAGCGCCGCTTCGCCGCTCTTGAGCTTGAGCACCAGGGCATCGCCGGTGCCGGTGGCAGCGCCCAGCCAGGCCAGTTGGCCGGCGTCCTTGGCCACATCGGCGCGGCGCAGGTACTGCGGATGCGGGTCGGCGGCTTCGACGTGGGCCTTGATCTGGTTGCGGGCATACAGCTCGGCCGCTTCGCGCGCCTTGTCGGCATAGTCGCGGGTGGCCAGCACGATGCTCGGGTCGATCTTCAGGGTGACATTGGCCAGGTTGCCGAACACCACGTGCATGCGGATGGTCTGGGTACGCCCGGAGCCCTGCGCCAGCAGCGGCTTGTAGCTCGGCGCCGGCTTGGCCACGGCGATGAAGTTGCCGCTGGCGTCCTCCAGCGCCAGCTCGCGGATCCACCAGCCGCCGGTCTCGGGCGGCAGCACCAGTTCGGCCACCAGCACGTTGGGGTCGGCAGGCGACGGGTACAGCGCATTCAACTGCGCCCGGTACACCTGGCGCACCAACGCGCTCTGGGTGGGTTTGGGGGTGGGGTCGGGGGTTTGCGAAGGTTCGCCGCCGGCATCGCCGATCAGCATGTGGGTGATGTTCCAGGGCAGCCCCAGCGCAGCAGTATTGGCCTGCTGGGCGATGCCGACGTTGGTCAGGAACCCACCGAATTGGGTGGTTGCGTTAGCCATTGAGGTAGATGTCCAGTATGTCCAGAGTGTGGTCGTTGACCAGGTGGCTGGCGGCCAGGTGCACGTCGATGTCTGCCGCTTCCCAGGGCAGCACCTCGAGCAGGTCGCCATCGCTGACGAACAGCGCCTGGTAGGCCGGGATCAGGCTTTCCAGACTGATGTCCAGGCCGATCAGGTGGCGACTGACCGGGCGCGCGTCCTCGATCAGGCGGTTCAGTTCCTGGTAGGTGTTTTCGTCGATGCCGGCGCTGTCCACCCCCACTTTCAGGGCGAAGGTGCCGGGCACCCCGAGCGGGTCGAGCTGCCACCATTCGCGCACCTCGATCAGGTAGCCGAACGGCTCGACCACCCGGCGCAGGGCGCCGAGGGTGCCCTTGTGGGCATGCACGTAGAACGCCGAGCGGATCACCGAGCGCTTGATCGCCTCGCTCCAGTTGTCGTCCCAGCGGTCCACCGACCAGGCCCAGGCCAGTTGGTACAGCAGGTGCGCCGGGCAACTGTCGGGGTTGTAGAGGGTGCGCAGGCCAGCCTTGAGGTCCTCGTCGGCGGCCACTTCCAGAGCCCGCTCCAGCGGGGTGTGGTTGAGCGGCAGAAGGCTCTGCATGTCAGCCTCCCCGGCTCAGGTCGAATCCTGTGCACCAGGCGGCCTGGGCCTTGCTCGGCTGCAGGTCGGCCCAGCCGATCAGCTCGACCCGGCTGACGCCGTCGATGTGCAGCAGCGCATCGATGCCCGAGCGGGCCACTTCAACGCCCAGGCGCCGGCGCGGGTTGACCGAGGCCTGCAGGCGCCGGCGGCACTCGGCCAGAATGGCCTCGTACTCCGGGCCGTCACCGGCCATGTGCAGCACCGCGTCGATGCGGTACGGCAGAATCTCGGCGCTGCGCACCTGCACGCGGTCAGCCACCGGGCGGATGTCGTCGTCGTTCAGATACGCCGCCACCTCGGCCACCAGCTCGGCGCTGGCGCTGCCATCGCCGTCCAGGCTCAGCACGGTGACGTCCACCACCGCCGGCGACGGGCTTTCGGCGGTGGCGTCGGCCACCTGGCCTGAAGCGTTGCGGGCATGCAGGATGTAGCTGTTGCGCGGGCCGGCGGTGGTCAGGCCTTCATAGACCAGTTGCACCCGTTCGCGCAGGGCGTCGTCCTGCTCCAGCAACGCCTGCACCGGCGGCGTGGCGGTTAAATCCTCGGCCTGGATCACCAGGCGCTGCAGGCCGACGTTGGCGGCCAGTTGCTCGAGGTCGCTGCCTTGGGCGTAGGCCAGCAGCAGCGCCTTGGCCGCATCGTTGATGCGGGCCCGGTTGAGCAGCTTGCGGTAGGCGCCCACCTCCAACAGCTTGGTCACTGGGTCGCTTTCAAGGTTGGCGTTCCAGCTGTCGCCCAGTTGCGTGCGGAAGGTGTCCAGGTCCTGTTGGTAGAGCTCCTCGAAGTCGAGGTCTTCGAGCAGTTGCGGCGCGGGCAGTTTCGACAAGTCGACCTGGCTCATACGCTCACCTCCACCAGCAAGTCGTCACCCAGGTAACGGCCGTTGAGGGCCAGGCTGACCTGGCCGTCGAGCACCGCCACCACCTTCACCCGCTCCAGCGCCAGGCGTGGCTCCCACCGCCCTAGGGCGCGGGCCACTTCGGCCTGCACGGCGCTCTTCCAGCCTTCGTTGACCGGCAGGTCGATGTAGCGGCGCAACTGGCTGCCATAGTCGGGGCGCATGCGCCGGCTGCCGAGCGGGGTGGTGAGGATGTCTTCGATGGATTGGCGCAGGTGGGCAATGCCGCTCAAGGGTTGCCCGGTACGGCGGTCCATGCCGATCAAGGGGCACCTCCCGACGCGGGCGCACCCCGTTCGTGGGTATGCATAGCGTTCTCCTGTGAGGCGAGGGTTGGCCCGGGCCGCGTTGCGGCCGTTTGCCAGCCCTCGCCTCTATTGCAGCGAGGGATGGGACGCGGCCGGGGCCGCGCTCAGGTCGCTCTCAGGCGATCGCTCGGGGCTCTGGGCCCTGGCATGGTTCAAGGTGCCGCAACGCGGGCACTTGATTTGCAGCTCGGTCAGCACGCCCATGCGGGCAAGCAGTCGCGAGCAGGTGCCACAACGAAAATCCTTGAGCATCGCGGGCTCCTGCCTAGTGCTTGTGGTTGGCGGTGTTGCCGGCGGTATCGATGATCCGCCCGCCGCCGTTGATGTCGCCGCTGACGGTGAGCGGGCCGTTGACCGCTACCTGGCCGGCCAGGGTGATGGTCGAGGCCTCGACCGTGACCGACGGCGCCTTCAGGGTGATTGCGCCGTCGTTTACCTCCAGCACACTGCCGGCCACGTTGATGGTGGCGTTGCCGGCGGGCAACTGGATGGCATAGCGCCCGGCCTGCCAGTCGTAGCTCAGCGAGCCGCCGTCGTCGAAATGCCAGGCTTCTACATGGTCGCGGTTGTCCGGCGGGTTGCCGGCATTGCCGTACAGCCCCGGCACGAAGGTGCCCTGGGCCGGCTCGCCGCTGGGGCTGACCAGCACGCCCTGCTCGTCCAGGCTCGGCGCCCGCCAGTGCCGGGCCTTGCCGGCGGCCAACGCATGCCAGCGCACCCAGGCGCTGGTCCAGCCGCCGCCGTCGGACACCCGTACCCGGGCGGCGGCCAAATCCACCGCCACCACCCGGCACGGGATCACCAGGGCGGCCAGCATGCGGTCGTGCATGGCACTGGCGTAGCTCATGCCAGGTCCTCCGGGCTGATGTAGCGGTTTTCGTTGCCGGTACCGGTATCCGGGTCGAAGCCCAGCATCAGGCTGCCCGGCGGTTGGTCCGGCCATTCCCAGCGCGGTTCGCCCAGCAACACCGGCTGCTCCCAGCGCACCTTCCATTGCGCGCCCTGGTACTGCGCCTGCACGTTGCGGGTTGCCTCGACGAACTCCAGGCCCCACAGCTGCTGGCGCAACAGGTCCATCAGTTGCGCCGCCAGCTCGCTGCCTTGTAGCCGTGCATCGTTGCTGGCGCTGTCGGGGGTGATATCGGCCTCGAAGGTGACCGCCAGTACCGAGCGGCCATCCCGGGGCGCGGCGTCGGCGACCATACTGACGATGCCGTGGCGCAGGGCGGGTAAAGCCGGGCTGTTTCCTACAGCTGAATCAGCGTCGACTGACGCCAAATCCGGCATTGCCTCACGAATGGTCGCAGTGAGGGTTGCCTGTAACGTGGCCAGCTGGCTCATGCATCCTCCTTCCATTGCTCAGTACTGCCGGCCGGCTCGCGCAGGCCCAGGCGGCGTGCCGCCCAGCGTTCGTAAAGGTTGATGGCGACGTCGGCGCCGGCCATGGCGGTGAGGCAGCCAAAGGCCGCGGCGCTCCAGATCGACATGCCGCTGGCATACAGCAGCATGACCGTCGACACCCCGCAGACCATGCAGGCCCCAGAGCGCAGCGCCAGCCGCCGGATCAGCGCCCAGCCTCGGGCACCGGCCTTGTCGGCGCGCCACATCTCGCCAGACAGACCGCCCAGCAATGCCAGGACGATCACCAGCCAGAGCGGCATTTCCAGCAACGTCTGTTGCTCGTTCGTCACTGTCCTGTCTCCTGTGTGATGCCCGCCGGCGACATGCCGGCGGTGCGTGTGGGTTGTGTGCATATGAATGAACGTGGCATTCCAAAGGGCCCGGTTCGCCAGGCCCTGCAGTAATGCGTTGTCCAACCGCCGGCCACGACTGGTGACGCCGCGCGGTTGCGCTTCAAATTGGTGACTCCGACCGCGGCCGCCTGCCCGCCGGATAACTGCTTCTGGTGCTTTACGCTGCACACCCGGGCCAGTTGCCAACCCTCTGAACAGTCGAGGCCTGTTCATCGCTGCCTGTGTAACAACCGGTTGCTGACCGGCTTGAGACACAGGTTATGCATTGGTGCATATGCAGTCAATGCATTTGTTCAAGTTTTTATGCGCTTGAATTTGCTTAAATGCATGCAGTCCATGCATGACGCGGCTTGTAGGGCTTTTCTGAGGACGAAAAAAAACCCGCCAAGGCGGGTTCGTTTTGCGCAAGAGGGGTCAGCGGGCGTACATGCCCCACCAGAACACATGGCCGAGCAGGCTGATCTGCTCATCCTGCATCTGCTGGAAGCTGTAGTCCTCGTCGGGGTGCTCGTCGCGGTTGAAGCTGCGCAGGCGAATGCCGGTGGGCAGGCGATACACCTGCTTCACCCGCAGCTGGCCATTGTGGTTGATGGCATAGAGGTCGCCGTCGATGATGTCGCCTACCGTGCACTTGCCGGTGTTCACCCCCACCGTGGCGCCGTCGCGCAGCACCGGCAGCATGCTGTTGCCACGCACGGTCACGCACTTGGCGTTGTCGAACTGCACACCGTTGTGGCGCAGGCTGCGCTTGCCAAAGCGCAAGCGGGCATGCTCGCTCTCTTCGATGACGAATCTTCCTGATCCTGCTGCCAACTCGACCTCACGAAGAAAGGGTACGGACACCTCGTCGTCCTCGACGGGGGTTTCATCATCCCACAGGCTGATGTCGTTCAGCGCCGAATGGGCTGGCGTGGAGGCTGCGGCTTCGCGCGACTCGCCAAGCTCGGCGCGACCACGCAACTGGTCGGTGCTGATGCCGAAATACTCGGCGATGCGCGACACGTGCTTGTCGGACGGGTCGACGATTTTCTCGCTGAGAATACGCGACAGCGTGGATTGCGGAACGCCCGTGCGCCGGTGCAGCTCTGTCGGGGACAGGCCGTGGCGGTCGAGCAGCGCTTTGAGTACGGAGGCTACGTTGCGTTTTTGCATAGCGTGCATAATGCAGCCATGTCCGCACAAATGCAATCTTCAGCGCAACGCGCGGATTCACCGCCCGTCTCCCCGGTGAAGGGTGGCAAAGTGGGTGTCTTCGCTCTCCATGCTGCATGCCGGCAATCGCCTTGTGCAGTGCTGGTGTCAATCCCTAGAGCATACGCCAGGGCACCAGCTGTCCTCCCTGGCGTAAAGGATGGAATTTCCGTGCGGAAAACCCTAGTATTCAGGGTTTCCTCGAGCAGTACGAAAGAATGCTGAACTCAATTCAAATACTGCGAGCGCTCGCAGCATGGGTAGTGGTATTCCATCACTATCTTCAAGTTACTTACAACTTCACAACTACCGACCCCCTCTCTGTTGCACTTCATCGGTACGGTGCAATCGGGGTCGATCTGTTCTTCGTGATCAGCGGATTCGTCATTTTTCTCTCTGCTTCTCGACAAAAAGTCACGCCGTTTGAATTCGCCATTCACCGAATCGCACGCATTGCACCGGCATACTGGATTTTCACCACGCTCACAGCAGTCGTGCTGGCATACCTTCCAGGCGTCATCCCGATGACGCTATTTGAACCGCTGTTCTTCATCAAGAGTCTTTTCTTTATCCCGGCAGCCAACCCTTCCGGGATTGGCTACTTTCCACTGGTGACCGTCGGTTGGACGCTGAATTATGAAATGGCGTTCTACGCGGTATTTTTCTTCTCGTTGTTCCTCCCCGGAAAGTTTCGTATCGCGGCACTTTTCGTTGGAATTCTCGCATTGCGCAAACTTCTTCCAGAGCTGGGGGGCGCATTCGAATTTTACAAGAACAAAATCGTCTATGAATTTCTCTTTGGCGTCGCCATCGGGATGCTGCACCAGCGAGGCGCCTTCAATTCAATGAAGCCTTGGGCAAGCATCGGCCTGCTGGCAATAGCACTGTTCATCATGATCAGGTCCGGCCCTGTCACGCACAGCCCATTCGCTTCAGGTATTCCCTGCGCACTTATCGTGATAGCCGCCCTGTCGCTGGAGCGACTGACTAAAAACATGAAATGGCTGAACGCATTGGGGAATTGGTCGTACTCCACGTACCTGTGCCATATCCCGATTCTTTGCCTCATGCTGGAAGTGCAGAACCACACAGGCCTACCCCCTGCGATCACCCTGCTTACATCGTTAATTCTGATTGCCCTTGTGTCCGCAGCCAGTTTCAACCTGGTAGAAAAACCCATTGCAAAGCGTATGAAGAAGACATCCCCCGAGCCAACAGGTAGCCTGGCGGCCAAGCCGTAACGTTTACTGGCGCGCCGGCGCGGATGTTCTGCTGCCCTTCCGGCTCGCCACCTCGCGGCGCTGAAGCTCTGCCCGCTGCAGGGCTTCAGCACAATCAGTGTCCGGGCCCGCCTTTATCGGTGATGGCGATAATCCAACGGGCCCGTCGAACAAGCAGCCCTGCACCTGATAAAGATCGCTCATCTACCTACAGGTTTTTGGGGCCTGCCCCTGTAACCGGATGTGCCAACGGCGGCCCGTGCGGTGCCTTGGAAAACCCTGTAGCATTGCGTGTTTAGCAATTAGACGCACACAGCTTCAAGGCCCCGAATGTCTGATCTCTCCGCACACACCCCGATGATGCAGCAGTACTGGAAGCTGAAAAACCAGCACCCGGACCAGCTGATGTTCTACCGCATGGGCGACTTCTACGAGATCTTCTACGAAGATGCGAAGAAGGCCGCGAAACTGCTGGATATCACCCTGACCGCCCGCGGGCAGTCGGCGGGGCAGTCCATCCCCATGTGCGGGATCCCGTTCCATTCGCTCGAGGGCTACCTGGCCAAGCTGGTCAAGCTCGGCGAGTCGGTGGTCATCTGCGAGCAGATCGGCGACCCGGCCACCAGCAAGGGGCCGGTGGAGCGCCAGGTGGTGCGCATCATCACCCCGGGCACCATCAGCGACGAGGCGCTGCTGGACGAGCGCCGCGACAACCTGATCGCCGCCCTGCTGGGTGACGAGCGCCTGTTCGGCCTGGCCGTGCTGGATATCACCAGCGGCAACTTCACCGTGCAGGAGATCAAGGGCTGGGAAAACCTGCTGGCGGAGCTGGAGCGCATCAACCCGGTGGAGCTGCTGATCCCGGATGACTGGCCACAAGGCCTGCCGGCCGAGAAGCGCCCCGGCGCACGCCGCCGCGCGCCCTGGGACTTCGACCGCGATTCGGCGCGCAAGAGCCTGTGCCAGCAGTTCGCCACGCAAGACCTCAAAGGCTTTGGCTGCGACAAGCTGACCCTGGCCATCGGCGCCGCCGGCTGCCTGCTGGGCTACGCTAAAGAAACCCAGCGCACCTCGCTGCCGCACCTGCGCAGCCTGCGCCATGAGCGCATG is part of the Pseudomonas fakonensis genome and harbors:
- a CDS encoding Com family DNA-binding transcriptional regulator, with the translated sequence MLKDFRCGTCSRLLARMGVLTELQIKCPRCGTLNHARAQSPERSPESDLSAAPAASHPSLQ
- a CDS encoding phage tail protein I, whose translation is MQSLLPLNHTPLERALEVAADEDLKAGLRTLYNPDSCPAHLLYQLAWAWSVDRWDDNWSEAIKRSVIRSAFYVHAHKGTLGALRRVVEPFGYLIEVREWWQLDPLGVPGTFALKVGVDSAGIDENTYQELNRLIEDARPVSRHLIGLDISLESLIPAYQALFVSDGDLLEVLPWEAADIDVHLAASHLVNDHTLDILDIYLNG
- a CDS encoding phage tail-collar fiber domain-containing protein; the encoded protein is MATCSRCCPGKRQTSTCTWPPATWSTTTLWTYWTSTSMANATTQFGGFLTNVGIAQQANTAALGLPWNITHMLIGDAGGEPSQTPDPTPKPTQSALVRQVYRAQLNALYPSPADPNVLVAELVLPPETGGWWIRELALEDASGNFIAVAKPAPSYKPLLAQGSGRTQTIRMHVVFGNLANVTLKIDPSIVLATRDYADKAREAAELYARNQIKAHVEAADPHPQYLRRADVAKDAGQLAWLGAATGTGDALVLKLKSGEAALAAYAAGQRFQFQASAANTGAVTARINSLAAVAVKKAGSAGLVDLVAGDIRAGALYDLNYDGTYFQLGGGVGAGKAFERFSFEASVGQTTFNVPHTIGSTIVLRNGREVTDYQADGQKIIFRTACAFGDSVEILAFSAFQSADSYTKAEVQELMKTASALPVGTMLPFPRGTVPAGFLEVDGTEQSAAVYPDLAAYLGGAFNTGSEAAGFFRLPDSRGEFLRGWDHGRGVDAGRALGSNQLDALQNIQGELIANTSVAYQFLGEGVTASGAFAVSDRTANGFADGPSSSVQCGGATFDASRSARTATETRPRNIAVMWCIKAWNAPVNQGQIDVAALVEELAALRSSTPVGAILPFPKAAVPAGYLELDGSVQSVATYPDLAAYLGTTYNKGDEPAGTFRLPDYRGEFLRGWDHGRGVDVGRALGSLQSDEFRSHSHEAPNSDAAGAVKGSWLYGEYGTANMNYSNVTAVAGGVETRPRNLSVMWCIKAWSAPVNQGVADVAALKPLAMQATETALGVMRVASKASVLQGEDDQSAVTPLKLKQFRAAQAYELEFPISPGTANAIAYPEGVTFNTFDIRWKCISTTGAAGYLVGDEVDRKFWLYNSEQMANNEGPYLHSFSSSGCVLMQASTARSFLPNKTTGAVTSITLSSFKLVVRMTP
- a CDS encoding GPW/gp25 family protein — protein: MIGMDRRTGQPLSGIAHLRQSIEDILTTPLGSRRMRPDYGSQLRRYIDLPVNEGWKSAVQAEVARALGRWEPRLALERVKVVAVLDGQVSLALNGRYLGDDLLVEVSV
- a CDS encoding baseplate assembly protein, which encodes MSQVDLSKLPAPQLLEDLDFEELYQQDLDTFRTQLGDSWNANLESDPVTKLLEVGAYRKLLNRARINDAAKALLLAYAQGSDLEQLAANVGLQRLVIQAEDLTATPPVQALLEQDDALRERVQLVYEGLTTAGPRNSYILHARNASGQVADATAESPSPAVVDVTVLSLDGDGSASAELVAEVAAYLNDDDIRPVADRVQVRSAEILPYRIDAVLHMAGDGPEYEAILAECRRRLQASVNPRRRLGVEVARSGIDALLHIDGVSRVELIGWADLQPSKAQAAWCTGFDLSRGG
- a CDS encoding phage baseplate assembly protein V, translating into MSYASAMHDRMLAALVIPCRVVAVDLAAARVRVSDGGGWTSAWVRWHALAAGKARHWRAPSLDEQGVLVSPSGEPAQGTFVPGLYGNAGNPPDNRDHVEAWHFDDGGSLSYDWQAGRYAIQLPAGNATINVAGSVLEVNDGAITLKAPSVTVEASTITLAGQVAVNGPLTVSGDINGGGRIIDTAGNTANHKH